GGCATGCGGAGGTCGTCTACTATCGCCCCGAGTGGAGCGAAGCCCTCTACGAGTATGTTTCGCAAAACTTTGACGCCTACATCTCGCGGGTTAACCCGGGCAACATTCCCGGTGGTGAAAAGGGCTACTTTGAGCTGCTGACCAAGCTCAGCGACGAAGGTGGTCTGGTCGGTATGTCCCGCCCCGACGAGATGATGTCCTACGGTGCGAAAGATGCACTGGTGAAGCTCGCTTCCACCGATCTCGTTCCGGAAGACACCTACGCCTACTATGAGGTGGAAGACTTCCACAAGACCTTCCCGAAGTCCATCTCCTACGGTGAGCGTGTGCTCAAGCAGAACCGTGGCTCCACCGGCTCCGGTATTTGGCGCGTCCAGCTCGTTGACAAGGAACTGGCTGCCTCCGTGGAACCAGGTACCGAACTGCCGCTCGATACCGAACTGAAATGCACCGAGGCAGTCGATAACCACACCGAGATCCGTAAGCTCGGCGAATTCATGGACTTCTGTGATCAGTACATTGTGGGCGACAACGGCATGCTCGTCGACATGCGCTTTATGCCACGCATCGTCGAAGGTGAAATCCGTATTCTGCTCGTCGGCCCGCACCCAGTGTTCGTGGTACACAAGAAGCCTGCCGCCGGCGGCGACAACTTCTCGGCAACCCTGTTCTCCGGTGCACAGTACACCTACGACAAGCCAGAGGCATGGCAGGATCTCGTGGACATGTTCGCCGAAGCACGTCCGGTCATCGCTGAGAAGCTCGGCGGCGACAACATTCCGCTGATCTGGACTGCTGACTTCATGCTTGACGATGCACCAGACGGTGGCGACACCTATGTGCTTGGCGAAATCAACTGCTCTTGCGTCGGGTTCACCTCTGAACTCGACATGGGAATCCAGCAGCTGGTGGCTGAAGAAGCCATCAAGCGGGTGGAAACCAAGCACGGCGCATAAAAAAATCTGCCAGGCCGGCATGATCTGCTGCTGACAGGTAACCGTAGCGTCAGCCACCATCTGGTCAGCAGCTTCACAACTTCACCTCACCAGTTACACCCTCGTAGACTGCGGCAAACAACCGTGCTGAAGGAAACGAGGGTGTACTGCGATGGGAGGGACAGGCAATACCGTCGGTGCGCACGGGAAACCACACAAACCACGGGAATATTGCTTGTCGTTGCTGCTTGCTGCAAACACAAAGCAGTACTTTCAACTGCCTGGCGTTGCCCAGCTGTGCGGCTGGCAAATGGGGATGTGCACAGTTGCTGTGTGTGGTTACTAACGGTGAAGGTGTAAAGCCTGCTCGATGGCTTTGGCCTGCTTCGCTTTTGCTGCATCGTCTAAATAGTCGTTGAGATTATTCGCCTGCCACAAGCTAGTGATCGCGCCGCTGCTGTAGTCGAACTCCACAATCCAGGCAGTGTTGTAGATGCTTGCTGCGGTAAATGCGGCGTAGTAGCGACCATTGCCGGACTTGTAGGCGTGCACCGGCGAGCCGTAGGTATTCGTCGCTTCGACAAAAGTCGATTCTGTCGAGATCCCCTCCGGGGTGCGCGGCAGCCGAATGCGGCACAGGACGTCACCATCGAAATAGTAGTAGGCCTGCCGGTATTCAAAGCGGGTGAGTACCCGCCCTGTTTCGTCGAGGATACGCTCGCCCTCAATGGGGAAGTTCAGTGCAATCGCCCGCGCCTGTGCCATAGACAAGTTCAAGGTGAGGCCATTGACAATCACTGAACCATCACCGGGAGCAACGATCATAGGCCACAAAGGGCTCGGGGTAGCCAACGGCGCGTGCACCGTTTCCCGGAGGGGAAACAGTGCCGGCACAGTGGAAACCAGATTAATAAGCAGCCCGAATGCGGTCATGAGACCGGCAATAATCGTTAACAGCTGCTGCATAGCAATTATCCTAGCAATCACTTACCCGTGTCATGGTGCCTAACGCGGCACTGGTATGTCTCCCGGCAAGCCACATCGGCAGGAGGGGGGCAGCAGGTGTGCAAAGTTTCTGACACAACCCGCTGGTTCGGGATTATTCGGGTGTGCGAACGGTGTAGCGGCTATTTGTCCGGTGTTGCTGGCGGAAGGAAATCAGCCACTGAATATCCCGCCGCGTAGAGCGCCTGCCGAATCAGCTGCAGGGAAAGACCAAGAGCCCCTGCATAATCGCCGATAATCTGGTCAATAAACCAGCCACCCATGGCCTCTAGGGTGAACGCCCCAGCACTGTTTAACGGCTCCCCAGAGGCAGCGTAGCGTTTAATATCGGCATCGCTCACCTGACCAAAGTGGATCTGGGTGCGTGAAGTGAATGTCTTCGTGGTTCCATCCGGTGTGCGGATGCAATGGCCACTGAGCAGGTCTGCTTTTCTTCCCCGCTGGAATTGCCAGCGCTTGACGGTCTCCTCGTAGGTGAGGGGTTTGCCTTGCAGTTCGCCGTCTATAAGCAGCATAGAGTCGCAGGCGATGACCACATCATCTGGATAGTCGTCAGCAACACTTGCAAGTTTCGCCTCCGCTAACGCTTCGACGACTTGTGCCGGAAGAAGGTCGGAAAGGGTAGCCAGCAGCGCATCCTCATCAACCTGGGGCGGGACGATGACTGGGTTTGCCCCGGCGGATTCCAATAGTGCTTTCCGCGAGGGAGATGTTGAAGCTAAAACGAGTCGCACAGCACCCTAGTCTAGTCGCTTCTCGTTAGGTGCTGTGGTGCAGCTCCGCGTGGGCGGGCGAACCGAGTCGCCCGCGTGAGGGAGTGTCGGGGACGGGCACCCGAGGAATGCGGATCCTGGTTTTGGGGCAGACCCGGTGGGAAATACGAACACCACCTCGGCTACCGCTTGTGTGGGCTGTGATGCGTCAATAGAAAACGCGGACGAATGCTGTGTCTTAATAGCCAAGCGATATGGGAGCCTGCTGCAATAAGGTGCAGGCATCCTGCCAAGGTGGTGTGAATTCAGTTGTGTTGCGCGCAACCTCCCCTGCCTGCTGCCAGCAGGGGATAGTAGCCCCCCGACCGGAAGTGAACCTGCAGCCAAACCGCTGCCGCATCACTAGCGCGTTGTTTGGCGAGGTTGCGGGGATTTTGGCTGGTTGCATGAGCAACTTAGCGACTCATCCCAGGAAATACGACGAGCCGGTCAGCGTATCGGGGCGATCTTCCCTGCTCACGCAGCGGTGAGAATGACGACTAGTAAAACTCGACATTCCTAAACGCAGACGGGTTGTAGGCAATATTGCTGTGGTGCTTTTCAGAGAAGTTGCCCCACATGTTGCGTTCTCGATTATCTTGTTCGGCTTGCGCTGCAGAGGCTGCCAGCGAAGCAAACAAAACAGTCAATGCCGCGACCTGCGTGTCGTCAGGGTTACCGGAAACCACAGTGAGCAGTGGAGGCGCAGGCTTCGTGGCCTCCGGGGTGGCGGTCGTGTCAGACATAAAAGAGTCCTTGCAGCTTTCTAGAAAACATATGAGGAAGAAACTTCAAAAAGAGCAGGCGTGAACAGTGTCGCTGTACTGCCCCCGCATACCAGCAGATAGCCAGTAGCTATCTCCGGAAAACACCACAGCGTGGGGCTCTCGCCGATATGCGGGGATCGCAGTGTTGTGCCTCGTTCAATAGGCGTTTCACACCGAGCGAAGCATTACAGCGGAATGTTGCCGTGCTTCTTGGCCGGTACATTGACCACCTTGCGGTCGAGCAGCCGCAGGCCTTCGATAATCTGGCCACGGGTCTCTGAAGGTGGAATAACCGCATCCACATAGCCGCGTTCGGCAGCCATATATGGATTGACGAGGGTTTCTTCGTATTCCTTCTGGTATTCCGCCAGCACCTCTGCCGGGTCTTTGCCCTGCATCGCAGCTTCCTTGATTTGCTTGCGGTAGATGAACCCGACAGCACCAGCGGCACCCATCACAGCAATCTGTGCGGTTGGCCATGCCAAGCAAATGTCAGCACCCATATCCTTCGAGCCCATCACGCAGTAGGCGCCACCATAAGACTTCCGGGTGATAACGGTGATCTTGCCGACTGTCGCTTCAGAGTAAGCAAACAGCAGCTTCGCGCCACGCCGGATAATGCCGTCATATTCTTGGCTGGTACCAGGCAGGAAGCCAGGCACGTCCACCAGTTCAACAATAGGAATGTTGAAGCAGTCACAGGTGCGGATAAAGCGGGCAGCCTTTTCCGAGGCACGGATGTCCAAACAGCCAGCAAACTGCATCGGCTGGTTGGCGACGAAGCCAACCGAGCGACCCTCAATACGGCCAAAGCCGATGATGATATTTTCCGCGTAGCCTTCTTGAATCTCGAAGAATTCGCCGTCGTCCACCAGCCGGTTGATGACTTCGTGCATGTCATACGGCAGGTTCGGGGAATCGGGGATGATCGTATCGAGTTCCAGATCAGATTCGGTGATGTTGTCCTGAATGGAGCCTTCCATGATGTCGGCTTCCATCCGAGGGGCTTCCGCCCGGTTGTTCTGCGGCAGGAAGCCGATCAGATCACGAACCCAGTCAAGTGCATCGGCATCATCGCTTGCCGTGTAATGCGAAGTACCCGACAGGCTCATGTGGGTGGATGCGCCACCAAGTTCTTCCTGGGTGACGTCTTCACCAGTGACAGTCTTAATCACATCAGGGCCGGTGATGAACATCTTCGAGGTCTTGTCGACCATGATGATGAAGTCAGTGAGTGCAGGGGAGTAGACGTGTCCACCAGCACAAGCGCCCATGATCAGGGAGATCTGTGGGATCACCCCGGATGCGAGGGTGTTGCGGTAGAAGATTTGCGAGTACAGACCAAGGGACACCACACCCTCTTGGATGCGGGCGCCGGCACCTTCATTGATACCAATCAGCGGAACACCGGTTTTCAGTGCCAGATCCATGATCTTGACGATTTTCTCGCCGTACACTTCACCAAGTGCGCCGCCAAAGACAGCGCCATCTTGGGAGAACACGCACACTTTGCGGCCATCGATGGTGCCGTAGCCGGTGACCACACCGTCGGTGACGGGGCGGCGGGCATCAAGTCCGAAGTTCTTCGAACGGTGCCGGGCGAGGGCATCGATTTCGACGAAGGAACCGTCGTCGAGCAGATACTCGATGCGTTCCCGCGCAGTTTTCTTGCCCGCATCGTGCACACGCTGCACAGATGCTTCACCCATTGGGGCGAGGGTTTCTTGAATGCGACTCCGCAGATCGGCAAGCTTGCCGGCGGTTGTCGACAGGTCTGGTTTTTCTGTCTCGGCAGAATTATTCACAGCAGTCGTCATGGAAACTAATTTTAGGGTCTTTCGCGCAGGATGTGCATGGGGTTTGCGGGAAAAGGTGGAAAAATTCCGCACAACCGGGGGAGTCCACCCCCCGAACGGGGCGTGAGAGGACTTTGTCAAGTTCAATAGCGCACCCCACGATCGCCCCTACTTGAGGGGAACGATGTGGGGTGTGGCGCCACAGTGGAGGAGCTGTCGTTGCTGGCAACACAGCCACATACCCACTTGCTGCCGCCGAGGTATTTGCTCCTGGTAGTGCGGATGCGGTGGTGTTGCGCTGCAGACCTCACAGGCTGGGTTACAGCGGAATATTGCCGTGTTTGCGGGCAGCGCGCGGAACCTTTTTATCTGCCAGGAGTCGTAGATTGCGGGCAATTTGTCCGCGGGTTTCGCAGGGGAGGATCACTGCATCGATCAGGCCGCGTTCGGCGGCAAGATACGGGTTGAGCATGTGATCTTCGTATTCCCGCTCGAATTGGGCGAACAGCGCCTCGGTGTCGTGTCCTTGATCGGCGGCTTTCTGTAAGGCTTTGCGATGGATAAACCCAACTGCACCCTTGGCGCCCATCACTGCGATCTGGGCAGTCGGCCAGGCGAGATTCACATCCGCACCCAATCCTTTCGACCCCATGACACAGTAGGCGCCACCATAGGATTTCCGCAGGATCACAGTAATTTTCGGAACGGTTGCTTCCGCGTAGGCGTAAAGCAGCTTTGCGCCGCGGCGCAAAATACCGCCGTATTCTTGGCCGGCAC
The Corynebacterium choanae DNA segment above includes these coding regions:
- a CDS encoding Cj0069 family protein; its protein translation is MKKAIVVFEVEGGSDKYFDGHRKDTMPIVNAIKDKGWHAEVVYYRPEWSEALYEYVSQNFDAYISRVNPGNIPGGEKGYFELLTKLSDEGGLVGMSRPDEMMSYGAKDALVKLASTDLVPEDTYAYYEVEDFHKTFPKSISYGERVLKQNRGSTGSGIWRVQLVDKELAASVEPGTELPLDTELKCTEAVDNHTEIRKLGEFMDFCDQYIVGDNGMLVDMRFMPRIVEGEIRILLVGPHPVFVVHKKPAAGGDNFSATLFSGAQYTYDKPEAWQDLVDMFAEARPVIAEKLGGDNIPLIWTADFMLDDAPDGGDTYVLGEINCSCVGFTSELDMGIQQLVAEEAIKRVETKHGA
- a CDS encoding Maf family protein, which gives rise to MRLVLASTSPSRKALLESAGANPVIVPPQVDEDALLATLSDLLPAQVVEALAEAKLASVADDYPDDVVIACDSMLLIDGELQGKPLTYEETVKRWQFQRGRKADLLSGHCIRTPDGTTKTFTSRTQIHFGQVSDADIKRYAASGEPLNSAGAFTLEAMGGWFIDQIIGDYAGALGLSLQLIRQALYAAGYSVADFLPPATPDK
- a CDS encoding acyl-CoA carboxylase subunit epsilon → MSDTTATPEATKPAPPLLTVVSGNPDDTQVAALTVLFASLAASAAQAEQDNRERNMWGNFSEKHHSNIAYNPSAFRNVEFY
- a CDS encoding acyl-CoA carboxylase subunit beta; this encodes MTTAVNNSAETEKPDLSTTAGKLADLRSRIQETLAPMGEASVQRVHDAGKKTARERIEYLLDDGSFVEIDALARHRSKNFGLDARRPVTDGVVTGYGTIDGRKVCVFSQDGAVFGGALGEVYGEKIVKIMDLALKTGVPLIGINEGAGARIQEGVVSLGLYSQIFYRNTLASGVIPQISLIMGACAGGHVYSPALTDFIIMVDKTSKMFITGPDVIKTVTGEDVTQEELGGASTHMSLSGTSHYTASDDADALDWVRDLIGFLPQNNRAEAPRMEADIMEGSIQDNITESDLELDTIIPDSPNLPYDMHEVINRLVDDGEFFEIQEGYAENIIIGFGRIEGRSVGFVANQPMQFAGCLDIRASEKAARFIRTCDCFNIPIVELVDVPGFLPGTSQEYDGIIRRGAKLLFAYSEATVGKITVITRKSYGGAYCVMGSKDMGADICLAWPTAQIAVMGAAGAVGFIYRKQIKEAAMQGKDPAEVLAEYQKEYEETLVNPYMAAERGYVDAVIPPSETRGQIIEGLRLLDRKVVNVPAKKHGNIPL